A genome region from Ligilactobacillus cholophilus includes the following:
- the trxA gene encoding thioredoxin — protein MAINLTPTNFEQETQNGLVMVDFWGDWCQPCKMLDPVLEQLEKEFGDKIKFAKVNVQENMELAQKWGIQNIPAQVLFIDGQAKEKVTGYKPKDQFEKYLTQKISEYNKSDQNE, from the coding sequence ATGGCGATTAATTTGACTCCAACTAATTTTGAACAAGAAACCCAAAACGGTTTGGTAATGGTAGACTTTTGGGGTGATTGGTGTCAACCATGTAAAATGCTAGATCCAGTTCTTGAGCAACTTGAGAAAGAATTTGGCGATAAAATAAAGTTTGCAAAAGTAAATGTTCAAGAAAATATGGAATTAGCTCAAAAGTGGGGCATCCAAAATATTCCTGCCCAAGTTTTATTTATTGATGGTCAAGCAAAAGAAAAGGTAACAGGATACAAACCCAAAGACCAATTTGAGAAATACTTGACTCAAAAAATTTCTGAATATAATAAGAGTGACCAAAATGAGTGA
- a CDS encoding fluoride efflux transporter FluC, translating to MSDKTKNYLSVAFFAFFGGISRYYLGKIWQSNGTIVANLIGCFLLAFLTYYVIESDLLASWLNVGLGTGFIGAFTTFSSFTVDFMKLIMANHYLHAFLYLFISMIGGFLCVLCAYLLASKIISKKKDEF from the coding sequence ATGAGTGATAAGACAAAAAATTATTTAAGTGTAGCATTTTTTGCATTTTTCGGTGGAATAAGTCGATATTATTTAGGAAAGATATGGCAATCTAATGGGACAATAGTTGCTAATTTAATTGGTTGTTTTTTATTAGCATTCTTAACATATTATGTAATTGAATCTGATTTATTAGCAAGTTGGCTTAATGTGGGGTTAGGCACTGGGTTTATTGGTGCTTTTACTACCTTCTCTTCATTTACAGTTGATTTTATGAAGTTGATAATGGCCAATCACTATTTGCATGCATTTTTATATTTATTTATTAGCATGATAGGTGGTTTTTTGTGCGTTCTTTGTGCATATTTATTAGCTAGCAAAATAATTAGTAAGAAAAAGGATGAATTTTAA
- the crcB gene encoding fluoride efflux transporter CrcB: MVVMLGIGASLGAVVRYFLTNLIKQHQQINFPFATLFLNISGAFLLGMLIGIKTTPTLYAVIGTGFLGGYTTFSTFNTELFALIHDKEYPGAILYAMISYVIGICCAFLGALVGNWL, from the coding sequence ATGGTCGTAATGTTAGGTATTGGAGCCAGTTTAGGGGCAGTTGTTCGTTATTTTTTAACTAACTTGATAAAACAGCATCAACAGATTAACTTTCCTTTTGCAACCTTATTTTTAAATATTTCAGGTGCTTTTTTACTAGGAATGTTAATAGGAATTAAGACAACACCTACATTATATGCTGTAATCGGAACTGGTTTTTTAGGCGGTTATACTACTTTCTCAACTTTTAATACAGAACTATTTGCTCTAATTCATGATAAAGAATATCCTGGAGCAATCTTATATGCCATGATTAGTTATGTGATCGGAATATGTTGTGCTTTTTTAGGTGCTTTAGTCGGGAATTGGCTTTAA
- a CDS encoding DegV family protein: MKIAVLTDSTSIIDPQIKRKLNIKVLPLPLLVNGKTYYEKYYHDYVELKNDLGKSQCFLSAGQVSVEALQEIVDDLIEKGYTDVICVHIDDSISGLGSNLRSFAIKQRNKINIHLVDSYSFGIIEGKLTQLVGEWVAAGEDWQTIKPKILQARNKMHTLVIMKNLKHISTTGYIKNGVSSVEKTLLNPKTLLRFGQDGCLEVTNTFSQYGRLFKEVRREIAPAYQEMAGDLKISIMMIQNKRNQQIVSKLITLLNRVYPVAKIDMHEMPLSMIAHIGEQSIVISWN; the protein is encoded by the coding sequence ATGAAAATTGCAGTTTTAACGGATAGTACATCAATTATTGATCCGCAGATAAAAAGAAAGTTAAATATAAAAGTATTACCTTTGCCGTTATTGGTAAACGGAAAAACATATTATGAAAAATACTATCATGATTATGTTGAACTCAAAAATGACCTTGGTAAATCACAATGCTTTTTATCAGCAGGGCAAGTCTCAGTTGAAGCATTACAAGAAATTGTAGATGATTTGATTGAAAAGGGCTATACAGATGTAATTTGCGTACATATTGATGATAGTATTAGTGGATTAGGAAGTAATTTACGCTCATTTGCAATCAAACAACGTAATAAAATCAATATACATTTAGTTGATTCATATTCTTTTGGAATTATCGAAGGAAAATTAACGCAATTAGTTGGAGAATGGGTTGCAGCAGGTGAAGATTGGCAAACAATCAAGCCTAAAATTTTGCAAGCACGTAATAAGATGCATACTCTTGTGATTATGAAAAATTTGAAACACATCTCAACAACTGGCTACATAAAAAATGGAGTTTCATCAGTCGAAAAAACATTATTAAATCCTAAAACTCTATTACGTTTTGGACAAGATGGATGTTTAGAAGTAACTAATACTTTTTCTCAGTATGGACGACTTTTCAAAGAAGTTCGACGTGAAATTGCTCCAGCATACCAAGAAATGGCCGGTGACCTAAAAATTTCAATCATGATGATTCAAAATAAACGCAATCAACAGATTGTTTCAAAACTAATTACATTATTAAACCGCGTTTATCCTGTTGCTAAAATTGATATGCACGAAATGCCATTATCAATGATTGCACACATTGGAGAACAAAGTATTGTAATCAGTTGGAATTAA
- a CDS encoding QueT transporter family protein, producing the protein MKKNEKLLGLAKGGIIAALYVAVTLVFAPISYGSIQFRISEIFNNLAVFNKRYIWALTIGCAIANCFSPLGIVDVIFGSLGTLLMTGLSYLLSRHVKSTTGKLVIAVVVCTLMTWTVALELKYVNHLPFWPTYLTVAIGEFVSMVVGAFVIGIISKRIDLTK; encoded by the coding sequence GTGAAAAAGAACGAAAAATTATTAGGATTAGCTAAGGGTGGAATTATTGCTGCATTATATGTAGCAGTAACATTGGTGTTTGCACCAATCAGTTACGGAAGTATTCAATTCAGAATTTCCGAAATTTTCAATAACTTAGCAGTTTTCAACAAACGATACATTTGGGCATTAACAATTGGTTGTGCAATTGCCAACTGTTTCTCACCATTAGGAATCGTTGATGTAATTTTTGGCTCATTAGGAACATTATTAATGACTGGCTTAAGTTATCTTTTAAGTCGGCACGTCAAATCTACAACTGGTAAATTAGTGATTGCAGTAGTTGTCTGCACACTTATGACATGGACAGTTGCTTTAGAATTGAAATATGTCAACCACCTACCATTCTGGCCAACTTACTTAACAGTAGCAATTGGTGAATTTGTATCAATGGTAGTCGGTGCTTTTGTAATTGGCATTATTAGTAAACGAATCGATTTAACAAAATAA
- a CDS encoding DUF2829 domain-containing protein, producing MTFEEVLPELKKGKKAVRTEGWGGSEEYIFVVDNDTYNGEKVNPYLMIKTKEEPSLSQFMPTSCDVLANDWKIVD from the coding sequence ATGACATTTGAAGAAGTATTACCAGAGTTAAAAAAAGGCAAAAAGGCAGTCCGCACTGAAGGTTGGGGCGGTTCAGAAGAATATATTTTTGTAGTTGACAATGATACTTACAATGGTGAAAAAGTTAATCCATATTTGATGATTAAAACTAAAGAAGAACCATCTTTATCACAATTTATGCCAACTTCTTGCGATGTATTAGCAAATGATTGGAAGATTGTAGACTAA
- a CDS encoding 3-oxoacyl-ACP reductase yields the protein MNLYPEFKNKKIILTGVASGIGNAQARAFLDAGAIIFGADVQQNEAVEKLAQEANFHFAKVDVRSLQEITDWIKPILAKNQIDILVNTAGILDGFAPTLETSEEQWDNIFNTNLKSIFRITNLVLPQMLEQHHGVIVNMASIAGMVAGGGGAAYTAAKSGIIGYTKQLDYDYAAKGIRANSIAPGAIETPMNAADFAGDAHMAKWVADETPAKRWAKSEEVAALTMFLASPRADYIHGVAVPIDGGWIEK from the coding sequence ATGAATCTTTATCCAGAATTTAAAAATAAAAAAATTATTTTAACTGGAGTTGCTTCTGGAATCGGAAATGCTCAAGCACGTGCATTTTTGGATGCAGGAGCAATTATTTTTGGAGCAGATGTTCAGCAAAACGAAGCAGTTGAAAAGTTAGCCCAGGAAGCTAATTTCCATTTTGCAAAAGTTGATGTTCGAAGTCTACAAGAGATTACGGACTGGATTAAACCAATTTTGGCAAAGAATCAAATTGATATTTTAGTAAACACTGCTGGAATATTAGATGGCTTTGCTCCAACATTAGAAACTTCAGAAGAACAATGGGATAATATTTTCAATACGAATTTAAAAAGCATTTTTCGTATAACTAATTTAGTATTGCCACAAATGCTTGAACAACATCACGGTGTAATCGTGAATATGGCTTCAATTGCAGGAATGGTTGCTGGAGGCGGTGGTGCAGCTTATACTGCTGCCAAATCAGGAATTATTGGTTATACTAAACAATTAGATTATGATTATGCAGCAAAGGGAATTCGTGCAAATTCAATCGCCCCAGGAGCAATTGAAACTCCTATGAATGCAGCTGATTTTGCTGGCGATGCTCATATGGCAAAATGGGTAGCTGATGAAACTCCCGCAAAACGTTGGGCAAAATCAGAAGAAGTAGCAGCTTTAACAATGTTTTTAGCAAGCCCACGAGCTGATTATATTCATGGAGTTGCTGTTCCTATTGATGGTGGTTGGATAGAAAAATAA
- a CDS encoding APC family permease — MNQQDTNLNIEQPQRLLRMRDTFMLLIGSVMGSGIFFKQADVLKFAGSPFLALMAWILGGIITLTASLTIAQLGSKYTTGGLYAYLKQIYGKFAAFMAGWVQVIIYGPATLGTLGMYLAIMLVKFVGLPLKYFPYLAIGAILLILIFNCISNSATIKVQFALSILKILMIGAIVVAGLMYGKSQIVITAQSGDNLLSHQFGVAVISSLFAYDGWSAVANMGREIQQPHRTIPQTLVHGVVMIILLYMLITIVFLQVLPSNLILQLGKETAPFFGHYAFGEIGGKIFNIGIILTILACLNGKMMTFSRVVLSMADDDQLPFSKYLMRYNQKSKSPILAISLISLIAIIMVLFFDPGKLSRICIFSIYLFYLMAFVGIFILRRRKVELPYKVPGATVIAVIAIIATTFVLFSEVLYDWKSILILGFWGIVGIPIYYLMKTKRA, encoded by the coding sequence TTGAATCAGCAAGATACGAATTTGAATATTGAGCAGCCGCAACGTTTATTACGAATGCGCGACACTTTTATGTTATTAATCGGTTCCGTAATGGGATCTGGGATCTTTTTTAAGCAAGCGGATGTATTGAAGTTTGCAGGATCTCCTTTTTTAGCTTTAATGGCATGGATACTTGGTGGGATAATTACTCTTACTGCAAGTTTGACGATTGCACAGTTAGGATCTAAATATACAACTGGTGGACTATATGCATATTTGAAACAAATTTACGGAAAATTTGCTGCATTTATGGCAGGCTGGGTTCAAGTTATTATTTATGGTCCTGCTACACTAGGAACTTTAGGAATGTATTTAGCAATTATGCTTGTTAAATTTGTTGGACTTCCTTTAAAATATTTTCCTTATTTAGCAATTGGAGCAATTTTGCTAATTTTAATTTTTAATTGTATTTCAAATAGTGCAACAATTAAAGTTCAATTTGCACTTTCCATATTAAAAATCTTAATGATCGGAGCAATTGTAGTTGCTGGATTAATGTATGGTAAATCACAGATTGTTATTACAGCTCAAAGTGGTGATAACTTACTAAGTCATCAATTTGGGGTTGCTGTAATTTCCAGCTTGTTTGCTTACGATGGTTGGTCAGCTGTGGCAAACATGGGAAGAGAAATCCAACAACCACATCGTACAATTCCACAAACATTAGTACATGGGGTCGTGATGATTATCTTACTCTACATGCTGATTACTATTGTATTTCTCCAAGTGTTGCCTTCCAACTTAATTTTACAACTAGGGAAAGAAACAGCTCCATTTTTTGGACATTATGCATTTGGTGAAATCGGCGGTAAAATCTTTAACATTGGTATCATTTTAACGATTTTAGCATGTTTAAATGGTAAAATGATGACTTTCTCACGAGTGGTATTATCAATGGCAGATGATGATCAATTACCATTTTCAAAATATTTAATGCGTTATAATCAAAAATCAAAATCGCCTATTTTGGCAATTTCATTAATTTCTTTAATTGCAATTATAATGGTATTGTTTTTTGATCCTGGTAAATTATCTCGAATTTGTATTTTTAGTATTTACCTATTTTATTTAATGGCATTTGTCGGTATTTTTATCTTACGACGTCGTAAAGTGGAATTACCATATAAGGTTCCTGGTGCAACAGTAATTGCTGTGATTGCAATTATCGCAACAACATTTGTATTATTCAGTGAAGTTTTATATGACTGGAAATCAATTTTAATCTTAGGATTTTGGGGAATTGTTGGTATTCCAATATATTATTTAATGAAAACAAAAAGAGCGTAA
- a CDS encoding VOC family protein — MRVRRLDHIVLTVSNIEKATRFYHEVFDMPVINDQTDENVTTLRCGHQLIRLQKSDRPTELKAEHPTIGAADFCIVVGDDIESVENHLKSYFVNIVAGPIEKIGSEGKMTSIYITDNDQNLIEISSYK; from the coding sequence ATGCGTGTAAGACGTTTAGATCACATCGTGTTAACTGTTAGCAACATTGAAAAAGCTACTCGTTTTTATCATGAAGTTTTTGACATGCCAGTTATCAATGATCAAACAGATGAAAATGTAACAACATTGCGTTGTGGTCATCAATTAATTCGATTACAAAAATCAGATCGCCCTACTGAATTAAAGGCTGAACATCCTACAATTGGTGCTGCTGATTTTTGTATTGTAGTCGGTGATGATATTGAAAGTGTTGAAAATCATTTAAAGAGTTACTTTGTAAATATTGTTGCTGGACCAATTGAAAAAATAGGTTCAGAAGGCAAAATGACTTCTATCTACATCACTGATAATGATCAAAATCTAATCGAGATTTCATCATATAAATAG
- a CDS encoding ROK family protein, whose amino-acid sequence MSKLYGAIEAGGTKFVCAVCDEDLNIIKRVKIPTTVPAETMTEVFKFFTENPVSAMGIGSFGPIDINRNSATYGYITNTPKKGWANYNFLGEMKARFDIPYVWTTDVNVAAYGELKRGAAQGEDSCVYLTVGTGVGGGAVVNGKLLEGFGHPEMGHIILKRHPNDKYKGHCPYHHDCLEGMVSGPAIEARHHGVKAYDIPKDDEDWQIVAYYLAQACLDYTLILSPEKIIFGGGVSKQSQLFPLIRQDFKELMNGYIKTPALDDYIVHCDLGDDAGITGCLLLAQEIEKKS is encoded by the coding sequence ATGTCAAAATTATATGGGGCAATTGAGGCTGGCGGCACAAAGTTTGTTTGTGCTGTTTGTGATGAAGATTTAAATATTATTAAACGCGTAAAGATTCCAACTACTGTACCTGCAGAAACGATGACTGAGGTATTTAAATTCTTTACTGAAAATCCAGTGTCAGCAATGGGAATTGGCTCATTTGGGCCAATTGACATCAATCGTAATTCAGCTACATATGGTTATATAACTAATACACCTAAAAAAGGATGGGCAAATTACAACTTTTTAGGCGAAATGAAGGCAAGGTTTGATATTCCATATGTTTGGACAACGGATGTTAATGTTGCTGCATATGGTGAGCTTAAACGTGGTGCAGCTCAAGGAGAAGACAGTTGTGTATATTTAACTGTTGGAACTGGAGTTGGTGGCGGTGCAGTAGTAAATGGTAAGTTACTTGAAGGTTTTGGTCATCCTGAAATGGGTCACATTATTTTAAAACGGCATCCAAATGATAAATATAAGGGCCATTGTCCATATCATCATGATTGTTTAGAGGGAATGGTTTCTGGTCCTGCGATTGAAGCACGACACCATGGCGTTAAAGCCTATGATATTCCTAAAGATGATGAAGATTGGCAAATTGTAGCTTATTATTTAGCACAAGCATGTTTAGACTATACATTAATATTATCGCCTGAAAAAATTATTTTTGGTGGTGGAGTATCAAAACAATCACAATTATTCCCATTGATTCGGCAAGATTTCAAAGAATTGATGAATGGATACATTAAAACTCCAGCACTTGATGATTATATCGTTCATTGTGATCTCGGTGATGATGCAGGAATTACTGGTTGTTTACTCCTAGCACAAGAAATAGAAAAAAAGAGTTAA
- a CDS encoding putative polysaccharide biosynthesis protein, with product MKKKLLSGSFWMMMGSILSRVLGIIYLIPWLMMMGSLEQRNAAQAIFNSAYTPYALFLILSQSGFPSSIARQIAEYNSENKFRNSLRVFKYGMMVMLGMGIISGVIFWVTAPWIAATSPVVSVKATIITIRCCVPALVILPPMSLIRGFFQGNQDMQPYGISQLWEQLMRVIFIIATTFVIMEVMHGSYLEAVNYSTFAAFVGAIFSFVYLIWHGLKKRDEYVQLYEESLPADNNHIPTIFKGIIHDAIPFVVIGSAITIFQFADQLTFKPIAVNLMGMPLKTARDLFTYFSANPNKITAVVISLTTAISETSLPLLAQKQSHKETGNILSQNIELNLACLIPSSLLLSILSWEINGIFFDFQKLGSELMSFALVNSIVLALFMNFFTAVQSMGFQRYAVKKFGVGIILKLVLQTPAIYFFGAFGPTLATSVAFGLVTLDVYLMLRRNYIQPGQLKYASKILKINIFLLTITFVINRLIKLFFVPESKITAFIYCAVIASAFGIAYLLILKKTGVLGVIFGTVDETPQEKEDILLESATDYEIQTDENLGGAHFAPEDLEKMKNETQSTSVANRMENHGSKKKPYKLKGKHFE from the coding sequence ATGAAGAAAAAATTATTATCAGGAAGTTTTTGGATGATGATGGGAAGCATCTTATCCCGGGTGCTTGGTATTATCTATTTAATTCCATGGTTAATGATGATGGGAAGTCTCGAGCAACGGAATGCTGCTCAAGCGATTTTTAATTCTGCATATACTCCATATGCATTATTCTTAATTTTAAGTCAATCAGGTTTTCCATCTTCAATTGCTCGCCAAATTGCTGAATATAATAGTGAGAATAAATTCCGTAATAGTTTGCGTGTATTTAAATACGGTATGATGGTAATGCTCGGAATGGGGATTATTTCCGGGGTTATATTTTGGGTGACAGCTCCTTGGATTGCAGCAACTAGTCCAGTTGTCTCAGTTAAAGCAACCATAATTACAATTCGTTGTTGTGTACCAGCGTTGGTCATTTTACCACCAATGAGTTTAATTCGTGGTTTCTTCCAAGGAAATCAAGATATGCAACCTTATGGAATTTCACAATTATGGGAACAATTAATGCGAGTTATTTTCATCATTGCAACTACATTTGTAATTATGGAAGTCATGCATGGTAGCTATCTTGAAGCAGTTAATTACAGTACTTTTGCTGCTTTTGTCGGTGCAATCTTCAGTTTTGTCTATTTGATTTGGCATGGACTAAAAAAACGCGATGAGTACGTTCAGTTATATGAAGAAAGTTTACCAGCGGATAATAATCATATTCCTACTATTTTTAAGGGAATTATCCATGACGCAATTCCGTTTGTAGTTATTGGTTCAGCAATTACAATTTTTCAATTTGCTGATCAATTAACATTCAAGCCGATTGCGGTAAACTTAATGGGAATGCCATTGAAAACTGCACGAGATTTATTCACATATTTCTCAGCTAACCCTAATAAGATTACTGCTGTAGTAATTTCATTAACAACTGCTATTTCAGAGACTTCATTGCCATTATTGGCGCAAAAACAAAGTCATAAGGAAACAGGGAATATTCTTTCTCAAAATATTGAATTGAACTTGGCATGTTTGATTCCATCTTCACTTTTACTTTCAATATTGTCATGGGAAATTAATGGAATCTTCTTTGATTTTCAAAAACTAGGATCTGAATTAATGTCCTTTGCGTTAGTAAATAGTATTGTTTTAGCGTTGTTTATGAACTTCTTTACTGCAGTTCAATCAATGGGCTTTCAAAGATATGCTGTTAAGAAGTTTGGTGTAGGAATTATCTTGAAGTTAGTATTACAAACACCGGCAATTTACTTCTTTGGTGCTTTTGGTCCAACATTAGCGACATCAGTTGCCTTTGGATTGGTAACACTTGATGTTTACTTGATGTTGCGGCGGAATTATATTCAACCAGGTCAATTAAAATATGCTTCGAAGATTTTGAAAATCAATATTTTCTTATTGACAATTACCTTTGTAATTAATCGATTAATCAAATTATTCTTCGTTCCTGAATCTAAGATTACTGCTTTTATCTATTGTGCAGTAATAGCAAGTGCCTTTGGAATTGCATATTTACTAATCTTGAAGAAGACAGGGGTATTAGGCGTAATCTTTGGAACAGTAGATGAAACACCACAAGAAAAAGAAGATATTTTACTTGAATCAGCAACGGATTATGAAATTCAGACTGATGAAAACTTAGGTGGTGCTCATTTTGCTCCAGAAGATCTTGAAAAAATGAAGAATGAAACCCAATCAACTTCTGTTGCTAACAGGATGGAAAATCATGGTTCTAAAAAGAAACCTTATAAGTTAAAAGGTAAACATTTTGAATAA
- a CDS encoding proline iminopeptidase-family hydrolase — protein sequence MREGTKIITLDNGYHIWTHTAGQGDIKLLCLHGGPGGNHEYWENFGEELSDLGVQVTMYDQLGSWYSDQPDYSDPEIAKKYLTYEYYLEELEELRQKLGLDNFYLIGQSWGGALAMMYALKYGQHLKGLIISSMVDNIDEYLERINYLRETTLTPEAVAYMKECEAKNDLDNARYQGYVDVLNREFVDRRQPEAIRHLVPTMATPVYNAFQGNNEFVVTGKLKEWDIRDRMKDIHVPTLLTFGEHETMPLESARRMAQDIPHARLETTPGGGHHHMMDNPPVYFAHLKKFLNNVETNNFND from the coding sequence ACATTTGGACACATACTGCAGGACAAGGAGATATTAAACTTTTATGTCTCCACGGTGGCCCTGGTGGTAATCATGAATATTGGGAAAACTTTGGTGAAGAATTATCTGATCTTGGAGTTCAAGTTACAATGTATGATCAATTAGGTTCATGGTATTCAGATCAACCTGACTATTCTGACCCTGAAATTGCTAAAAAATATCTTACATATGAATATTATCTTGAAGAACTTGAAGAATTACGCCAAAAATTAGGTCTAGATAATTTCTACTTAATTGGTCAATCTTGGGGCGGTGCATTAGCAATGATGTATGCCTTAAAATATGGTCAACACTTAAAGGGGTTAATTATTTCATCAATGGTCGATAATATCGACGAGTATCTTGAACGAATTAATTATTTGCGCGAAACAACCTTAACTCCTGAAGCTGTTGCATACATGAAAGAATGCGAAGCTAAAAATGATCTTGATAATGCTCGTTATCAAGGATATGTTGATGTATTAAACCGTGAATTCGTTGATCGGCGTCAACCAGAAGCAATTCGTCACTTAGTACCAACAATGGCAACTCCTGTATATAATGCATTCCAAGGAAACAACGAATTTGTTGTTACAGGAAAACTTAAAGAATGGGATATTCGTGATCGCATGAAAGATATTCATGTACCAACACTATTAACATTTGGTGAACATGAAACTATGCCATTAGAATCTGCACGTCGAATGGCTCAAGATATTCCACATGCACGTTTAGAAACAACTCCTGGTGGCGGTCACCATCATATGATGGATAATCCTCCAGTATACTTCGCTCATTTGAAGAAGTTCTTAAACAATGTAGAAACAAATAATTTTAATGATTAA